GTTCGACAGCATTCCGGCGCTGATCGAAGCAAGCGCGCTGGCACTGTTCATCCAGCTGCGCTGGAGTTCATAGGCATGATAAAGCATCGGTTTACCTCAGGCGTCGAACGGTCTGGCGCCTTGTTTTGCGGCACCTTGTCGTGTCAGATGCGCCTTTGCCGGTTATTGTGCAATGCACAATTGCATAGGTGGCAAACTTGCCGGGGCGAGACCGCACTGTTTTTTGCACGTGAATTTCGCTGCGTGTGCGGCTAGAGCGCAGCGACCATGCACGGCGAACCCCACACGCGCGACCATAACGAAACCACGGACGAAACGCCGGGGATGGCCCAAGCCATCGTCGCCGCGCTTCCCGAGACGGCCGAACCTGCGCCGAAATCGCGCTCGCTGGGGCCCTTGCGCATGGTGTTCGGCACGGCCCTGCAATATCCGCGCGAGATCGCATTCGCGCTGGTCGCGCTGGTCATTACCTCGGCCGCGACGCTGGCGATTCCGTGGCGCTTCAAGGTGATTATCGACGAGGCCTTCACCGGCACCGCCAACACCGACGATATCGGCCACGCCTTCCAGTACCTGCTGATGATTGTTGTGGTGCTGGGCCTCGGCACGGCAATGCGCTTCTATTTCGTGAGCTGGATCGGGGAGCGTGTGGTCGCCGATATCCGCCTGAAGGTGCAGGCCAACCTGCTGCGCCTCTCGCCCGGCTTCTACGAGGTCAACAGCCCCAAGGAAATCTCCAGCCGGATGACCAGCGATACCGCGATCATCGAGAACGTGGTGGGGACGACCGTTTCGGTGGCGCTGCGCAACACTTTGACGGGGATTGGCGGGATCGGGTTCCTGGTCTTCCTCGCGCCGCAGCTGACCATGGGCCTGCTGATCGGCATCCCCTTGGTCATCATCCCGATTGTCTATTTCGGGCGGAAGATCCGCGCGGTTTCGCGCACCAGTCAGGACCGGATCGCCGATGTCGGCGCCTATGTGACCGAAGTGCTCTCGGCGATGAAGATCGTGCAGAGCTTCGGTCAGGAAAGCCGCGAGAGCGAGCGGTTTGCGAGCGTCGTCGAAGGCACGTTCGCCACCGCGCGGCGGCGCATTATGCTGCGCGCGGCGATGACAACGGTGGTGATCCTGCTGGTGTTCGGCGGGGTGGTGCTGGTGATGTGGCGCGGCGCGCTGGCAGTGGCGGCGGGCGAGATCAGCGGCGGCACGATCGCCGCTTTCGTCCTGACCGGCGGGCTGGTGGCGGGCGCGCTGGGCGCTTTGACCGAAGTCTATGGCGATCTGCTGCGCGGCGCGGGCGCGGCGAGCCGTTTGGCCGAGCTTCTCGAAGCCCGGCCCGAAATCGCGGCACCGGCGCGGCCCGAACGCCTGCCCGAGCCTGCCCGCGGCAGCCTGTCGTTCCGCAATGTCACCTTCCGCTATCCGGCGCGGCCCGAAACCGCGGCGCTCCACGATTTCACGCTGGAGATCGAGCCGGGCGAGACTGTCGCCATTGTCGGCCCATCGGGGGCGGGCAAGTCCACGATCTTCCAGCTGGTCGAGCGGTTCTATGATCCGCAGGTCGGCACCATCCGTCTGGATGGCGTGCCGCTGACCAGTGCCGACCCTGCCGAAATCCGCGCGCGCATCGCGCTCGTCCCGCAGGACGGCGTGCTGTTCAGCGCCAATGCCCGCGATAACCTGCGCTATGGCAAGTGGGACGCCACCGACGAGGATATCTGGCAGGCGGCCCGCGCCGCCAATGCCGAAAGCTTCCTGCGCGCCCTGCCGCTGGGTCTCGACACCTATCTCGGCGAGGGCGGAACGCAGCTTTCGGGCGGGCAGCAACAGCGCGTCGCCATTGCCCGCGCCTTGCTGCGCGATACGCCGATCCTGCTGCTGGATGAAGCCACCAGCGCGCTGGATGCCGAAAGCGAACAGCTGGTCCAGCAGGCGCTGGAAGCGCTGATGCAGAACCGCACCACGCTGGTGATCGCCCACCGCCTCGCCACCGTGCGCGCGGCGGACCGGATCGTGGTGCTGGATGAAGGCCGGATCGTCGAACAGGGCACGCATGATGCGCTGAGCAAGGCGGGCGGGCTCTACGCACGCCTCGCGCGGCTGCAATTCGCCGACGCGGCGGCCTGAACTCCGATTTCCGCTTTTCGACGAAACGCCGGACGCGCCTGACGAAGCGCAACCCTTTGCCGTGTGCATCGTTACTGTGACAGTCGGCAGAACTCTGCCCCAGCTTCTCAGGGACAACACCGCACATGATCCACAAATCCGTAGCCCTGCTCGGCGCGAGCCTCCTCGCGCTCGCCGCGCCGGCCTTCGCCCAAGACTCCGCCCATGACCATGAGGATGGCGTGGAGCTGTTGCTCGAAGCCACCGATACTGCCGCTCCTGCGCCGGCCCTGCCGACCATCAGCTTTGGCAAGTGGGGCTTCGATCCGGAATACCTCGCCGCCGATGTGAAGCCGGGCGATGACTTCAACGCCTATGCCAACAAGCGCTGGATCGACGCCAACCCGCTGCCGCCCGAATTCAGCAGGATCGGCGCCTTCGTGCTGCTCGGCGAAAAGAGCACCTATGACGTCAAGGCCCTGATGGATGATCTGGCGGCGAAGGACGCGGCCTCCCTTTCGGGTGACGAACGCCGTATTCTCGATGCCTATCGCAGCTTCCTCGATACCGACGCGATCGAACAGGCGGGCCTCGCCCCGGCGCAGCCATACCTTGACCGCATCAAGAGCGCGCAGTCGCTGACCGATCTCGCCATGCTGTGGGCCGAGCCCGGCTTTGCCAGCCCGATCGGCGGCGGGGTCAGCATCGACGCCAAGCAGCCCGACCGCCACATCGCCACAGTCGGCTTTGGCGGGCTGGGCCTGCCCGACCGCGATTACTATCTCGACACAACCGAAAAGGGCGTGGCGATCCAGGCCAAGTACAAGGCCTATCTCGCCTTCCTGCTGGGCGAGGCAGGTTATGCCGACCCGGCAGCCATGGCCGAGGCGGTCTATGCCTTCGAAGACGCCAATGCGCGCAAGGTCCAGTGGGACCGCGCGGTGCGCCGCAACCGTGACCTCACCTATAACCTGCTGACCGCAGACGAGCTGTCCGCGATCGGCGGCGAAGTGCCAGTCTCGGCGATGATCGACAAGATCGGGATTTCAGCCAGCCCCGGCTTCGTCGTCAGCCTGATGCCGCCCACGCCCGAGGAAATCGCGCAGTACAAGCTTGATGACGCGACCCTTGCCAAGATCGGCACCGGCCTGCCGGGCATGTTCGCGCTGGTTTCGGAGACTTCGGTCGAGACGCTGAAGGCGTGGATGGTCAAGGAAATGCTCTCGGGCAATGCCGCCGTCCTGCCCGCGCGCTTCGATGCCGCCAGCTTCGAATTCTACGGCAAGACCCTGCGCGGCACGCCCGAACAGCGCCCCCGCTGGAAGCGTGCCATCGGCGAGGCGGAAGGCCTGATCGGCGAGCTGATCGGCAAGGAATATGTCGCGCGCTACTTCCCGCCCGAAAACAAGGTGGCGATGGACGAGCTGGTCGCCAACCTGCGCACCGCGCTGGGGGAATCGATCAACGAGATCACCTGGATGGGTGAAGAGACCAAGACGCAGGCCCGCGCCAAGCTGGCCAGCTTCGATCCCAAGATCGGCTACCGCCCCAATCTCGAGACCTATGACGGCCTCGCAATCACGCCGGGCGATGCCATCGCCAACCGCATGGCTGCGGCCAAGTGGCAGCAGGCCGACAATATCGCCAAGCTCGGCCAGCCCATCGACCGCACCGAATGGGGCATGCTGCCGCAAACGGTGAATGCCTATTACAACTCGGTGAAGAACGAGATCGTCTTCCCCGCGGGCATTCTCCAGCAGCCGTTCTTCGCGCTGAGCAATGACATTGCGGTCAATTATGGCGCCATCGGCGGGGTGATCGGCCATGAAAT
This DNA window, taken from Porphyrobacter sp. ULC335, encodes the following:
- a CDS encoding ABC transporter transmembrane domain-containing protein; amino-acid sequence: MHGEPHTRDHNETTDETPGMAQAIVAALPETAEPAPKSRSLGPLRMVFGTALQYPREIAFALVALVITSAATLAIPWRFKVIIDEAFTGTANTDDIGHAFQYLLMIVVVLGLGTAMRFYFVSWIGERVVADIRLKVQANLLRLSPGFYEVNSPKEISSRMTSDTAIIENVVGTTVSVALRNTLTGIGGIGFLVFLAPQLTMGLLIGIPLVIIPIVYFGRKIRAVSRTSQDRIADVGAYVTEVLSAMKIVQSFGQESRESERFASVVEGTFATARRRIMLRAAMTTVVILLVFGGVVLVMWRGALAVAAGEISGGTIAAFVLTGGLVAGALGALTEVYGDLLRGAGAASRLAELLEARPEIAAPARPERLPEPARGSLSFRNVTFRYPARPETAALHDFTLEIEPGETVAIVGPSGAGKSTIFQLVERFYDPQVGTIRLDGVPLTSADPAEIRARIALVPQDGVLFSANARDNLRYGKWDATDEDIWQAARAANAESFLRALPLGLDTYLGEGGTQLSGGQQQRVAIARALLRDTPILLLDEATSALDAESEQLVQQALEALMQNRTTLVIAHRLATVRAADRIVVLDEGRIVEQGTHDALSKAGGLYARLARLQFADAAA
- a CDS encoding M13 family metallopeptidase, translating into MIHKSVALLGASLLALAAPAFAQDSAHDHEDGVELLLEATDTAAPAPALPTISFGKWGFDPEYLAADVKPGDDFNAYANKRWIDANPLPPEFSRIGAFVLLGEKSTYDVKALMDDLAAKDAASLSGDERRILDAYRSFLDTDAIEQAGLAPAQPYLDRIKSAQSLTDLAMLWAEPGFASPIGGGVSIDAKQPDRHIATVGFGGLGLPDRDYYLDTTEKGVAIQAKYKAYLAFLLGEAGYADPAAMAEAVYAFEDANARKVQWDRAVRRNRDLTYNLLTADELSAIGGEVPVSAMIDKIGISASPGFVVSLMPPTPEEIAQYKLDDATLAKIGTGLPGMFALVSETSVETLKAWMVKEMLSGNAAVLPARFDAASFEFYGKTLRGTPEQRPRWKRAIGEAEGLIGELIGKEYVARYFPPENKVAMDELVANLRTALGESINEITWMGEETKTQARAKLASFDPKIGYRPNLETYDGLAITPGDAIANRMAAAKWQQADNIAKLGQPIDRTEWGMLPQTVNAYYNSVKNEIVFPAGILQQPFFALSNDIAVNYGAIGGVIGHEIGHGFDDQGSKSDASGALRNWWTDSDRAAFDTLGNRLVAQYNAFCPLDAGATCVNGRLTLGENIGDVGGLSMAYRAYKLATKGKDVPVIDGLTGDQRFFLAWAQVWRSTQREENYRNRLRTDSHSPEEYRVNGVVRNLDEWYEAFGVKPGDAMYLPPEERVRIW